Proteins from a single region of Chthoniobacterales bacterium:
- a CDS encoding glucose 1-dehydrogenase, with protein MKVNLEGKVALVTGAARGIGQATADALAANGARVIYADIDFATAQASAARSDGAVALPVDVANEQQVETLLREVVARFGTLDILVNNAGINTLEHRVNIDQFPTSEWERILKVDLSGLFFVSRAAARILLAAKGGRIINIASVMGLVPARLQSPFVAAKAGVINLTRSMALELGSQGVLVNCIAPGSILTEGTRKLFYGSEGKFNDSVQALLSHIPLNRPGTVEEVASAVLFLAAPESSYINGVTLTVDGGWTAGYTRDF; from the coding sequence ATGAAAGTAAATCTGGAAGGTAAAGTGGCCTTGGTCACGGGCGCGGCCCGCGGGATAGGACAGGCCACGGCCGACGCGCTGGCGGCCAATGGCGCACGCGTGATTTACGCGGACATTGATTTTGCCACCGCCCAGGCATCGGCGGCGCGCTCCGACGGCGCCGTGGCGCTGCCAGTCGATGTGGCGAATGAACAGCAAGTGGAAACGCTGCTGCGCGAAGTTGTGGCGCGGTTTGGAACCCTGGACATCCTCGTCAACAACGCCGGCATCAACACCCTGGAGCACCGCGTCAACATTGACCAGTTTCCCACCTCCGAATGGGAGAGGATCCTCAAGGTGGATTTGAGCGGCTTGTTTTTTGTCAGCCGGGCAGCGGCCCGGATTTTGTTGGCCGCCAAAGGTGGACGCATCATCAACATCGCCTCGGTTATGGGCCTGGTGCCGGCGCGGCTGCAGTCCCCATTCGTGGCTGCGAAAGCCGGGGTTATCAATCTGACGCGTTCGATGGCGCTGGAGTTGGGGAGCCAAGGGGTGCTCGTGAATTGCATCGCGCCCGGGTCCATCCTCACCGAGGGCACGCGCAAGCTCTTCTACGGTTCGGAAGGCAAATTCAACGACTCGGTGCAGGCGCTTCTCTCGCATATCCCGTTGAACCGTCCCGGCACAGTTGAAGAAGTCGCGTCCGCAGTCCTGTTCCTGGCCGCGCCGGAAAGCAGCTACATCAACGGCGTCACCCTGACGGTGGACGGGGGGTGGACCGCCGGTTACACGCGTGATTTCTAG
- a CDS encoding DUF1080 domain-containing protein has protein sequence MTAKTHLALLATAVSLFGNNAVVTAGDRALEERADTASATESRSGHDCPDARWFVNPFAEGADPWIARHGDDYLLVLAEANRGIALYRSGSPTSPGRKRVIWTAPDTGPYSRQIWAPEIHFLDGHWYVYVAASDGENRNHLMWALKSEAEDPFGNYTVEGPLYTGDHPETGQDNRWAIDGTILEHEGKRYFLWSGWEDTHDEQWLYIAPMSDPLTVGKRVRICDNDDYLWERVGEQSTERGLNEAPQVLQRDGRTFLVYSASSSWQHTYKLGLLELRQGGDPLNPADWKKTPEPVFQSSLQAFGVGHNCFVKSPDGTEDWIVYHAKIDRRDGWRRALYAQPFTWSPEGTPVFGAPATPHEPLPRPSGEARHCKDGAWFSKLESAHDLDGLDYFGHHQLIRANDGKLHLGKSEADPVNEYRSNEKVLISGHCWRDTESSVRVNALSGGKGAGLLFRCTLPAVGKNAQKGYFAGIVQETGEVVLGRTDGRAWQQLAAANADVQPNRDYLLSVTTKGPEIFVSLDGKEVISATDNTHTAGSVGLQVIDSHAAFSDLQVRGTPAEKPN, from the coding sequence ATGACCGCGAAAACACACCTCGCTCTTCTTGCGACGGCTGTTTCGCTTTTCGGGAACAATGCCGTCGTCACGGCCGGCGACCGGGCCCTCGAAGAGCGCGCGGACACGGCCTCCGCCACGGAGAGCCGCTCCGGGCACGACTGCCCGGACGCCCGATGGTTCGTCAATCCCTTCGCGGAAGGCGCCGATCCATGGATCGCCCGCCACGGCGATGATTACCTGCTCGTGCTGGCGGAAGCGAACCGCGGGATCGCTCTTTACCGCTCCGGAAGCCCGACTTCACCCGGCCGGAAGCGTGTCATATGGACCGCACCCGACACCGGTCCCTATTCACGCCAGATCTGGGCTCCGGAAATCCATTTCCTGGACGGGCATTGGTATGTGTATGTCGCCGCCTCCGACGGCGAGAACCGCAATCATCTGATGTGGGCGCTGAAGTCGGAAGCCGAGGATCCTTTCGGGAATTACACCGTCGAGGGACCGCTTTACACCGGCGACCATCCCGAGACGGGCCAAGACAACCGCTGGGCGATCGACGGCACGATCTTGGAGCACGAAGGCAAGCGGTATTTTCTCTGGTCCGGCTGGGAAGACACGCACGACGAGCAGTGGCTTTACATTGCTCCGATGTCGGATCCGCTCACCGTCGGCAAACGCGTGCGGATCTGCGACAACGACGATTACCTCTGGGAGCGCGTGGGCGAGCAGTCCACCGAGCGCGGTCTGAACGAAGCCCCGCAAGTCCTCCAGCGGGACGGCAGGACCTTCCTGGTTTATTCCGCCAGTTCCTCATGGCAACACACCTACAAACTGGGTCTTCTGGAGCTGCGGCAGGGAGGCGATCCCCTGAATCCGGCCGATTGGAAAAAGACTCCCGAACCGGTATTCCAGTCGAGCCTTCAAGCCTTCGGCGTGGGCCACAATTGCTTCGTCAAGTCGCCGGACGGAACAGAGGATTGGATTGTTTACCACGCCAAAATAGACCGGCGTGACGGATGGAGGCGTGCTCTTTACGCCCAGCCCTTCACTTGGAGCCCCGAGGGAACGCCGGTATTCGGTGCTCCGGCAACGCCCCACGAGCCGTTGCCCAGACCGTCGGGTGAAGCGAGACACTGCAAAGACGGCGCCTGGTTTTCAAAGCTCGAGAGTGCGCACGATCTCGATGGCTTGGACTACTTCGGACACCACCAATTGATCCGGGCGAATGACGGGAAGCTTCATCTTGGCAAGTCCGAGGCGGACCCGGTCAATGAATACCGTTCCAACGAAAAAGTGCTCATCTCCGGCCATTGCTGGCGTGATACGGAATCTTCGGTCCGGGTGAACGCGCTCTCGGGGGGAAAGGGAGCGGGCCTGCTCTTCCGTTGCACATTGCCGGCCGTGGGAAAGAACGCGCAGAAAGGATATTTCGCCGGAATTGTCCAGGAAACCGGCGAAGTGGTGCTCGGGAGGACGGATGGCCGCGCTTGGCAACAACTCGCGGCTGCAAACGCCGACGTGCAACCCAACCGGGACTACCTCCTATCGGTCACCACAAAAGGCCCGGAAATTTTCGTCAGCTTGGATGGCAAAGAAGTCATAAGCGCCACCGACAACACACACACCGCGGGGTCGGTCGGCCTGCAGGTCATCGACTCGCATGCCGCTTTTTCGGATTTGCAAGTCAGGGGAACACCCGCGGAAAAACCGAACTGA
- a CDS encoding aldolase, with protein MFRASKAGSGFQLPPSGTCIHKQLPARQGRILMANTTFKEKLAGGAPILGTFLQIPAAELTEIFGFQHFDFGIVDAEHGTLGVNTSIELLRACAASGLASVYRVPGVDAHKIGHVLDLGASAVMVPNIQRQEAAERAVRAAKYYPAGNRGVCPFTRAAAYNGIDQDPDYYNRSNRETAVILQIEGIEGVQNLDQILAVPGIDGIFIGPFDLSQSLGIPGEVNHARVLEAIEDIVRRAGGKNIAVGIFAVSVEQVERYVKTGVRFIAYGTDTLIVQRACRDLGKQLQQAARNR; from the coding sequence ATGTTCCGAGCCTCTAAGGCGGGTTCCGGATTTCAGTTGCCCCCATCAGGAACATGCATTCACAAACAACTACCAGCAAGACAAGGAAGGATTCTCATGGCCAACACAACATTTAAGGAAAAACTCGCCGGCGGTGCTCCCATTCTCGGGACGTTTCTTCAGATCCCCGCCGCAGAACTCACCGAGATTTTCGGGTTCCAGCATTTCGACTTTGGCATTGTGGATGCGGAGCACGGGACGTTGGGGGTGAACACGTCCATTGAGCTGTTAAGGGCCTGCGCGGCTTCGGGCTTGGCATCCGTGTATCGTGTTCCCGGCGTTGACGCGCACAAGATCGGGCATGTTTTGGATCTGGGCGCTTCCGCTGTGATGGTGCCCAACATCCAGCGCCAGGAAGCGGCCGAACGGGCGGTGCGCGCCGCCAAGTATTATCCCGCAGGCAATCGCGGGGTGTGTCCGTTTACGCGCGCGGCCGCCTATAATGGAATTGATCAGGATCCTGATTATTACAACCGGTCGAATCGGGAAACGGCCGTCATCCTGCAAATCGAAGGGATTGAAGGCGTTCAAAACCTGGACCAAATTTTGGCGGTGCCGGGCATTGACGGCATTTTTATCGGCCCCTTCGACCTTTCGCAGTCACTCGGCATCCCCGGCGAGGTCAACCATGCCCGGGTTCTGGAAGCCATCGAGGACATCGTGCGCCGGGCCGGCGGGAAAAACATTGCTGTGGGTATTTTTGCGGTGAGCGTTGAGCAGGTGGAGCGTTACGTTAAGACTGGGGTGCGATTTATCGCCTATGGCACGGACACGCTCATTGTCCAAAGGGCCTGCCGCGACCTGGGCAAGCAACTGCAACAGGCCGCAAGGAATCGCTGA